The Arcanobacterium pinnipediorum genome includes the window TTCCCTCAATGATGGAATCTGCACAGTTAATCACGATATTTGCTTCTGTAGAGTTATTTTCAAACTCACCAGTTTGGGTGCGACCAGTATAGGCATCGAAGAAGAGCTGGAAGAGGTTTCCAGTTCCATCATTTTGATATTCGTCGATTGCCTGGGAAAGGAACGGCCACGACGCATCATCATATAGTGGTGTGATGAATCCGAAAAGCAAACCTGACTGAGTTAGTGGGCGCTCTTGATCGGCTGTTGGAAGTGGTTGTTCACCAGCTTTATCAAACATTTGCCGAATTTCGGCACGCGCCTCATCGCGAGTCCCATTGAACGGACAATCCTCACGTGTCAAACAATCATCAATGTAGTTGTTTGTGGCTAACTCAAATCCCTTCATCTGCGCTTTTTGCTGCTCATATTGCGAGACGTCAGAATCAACAGCACCGTCAAGGATTACGCGACCAACATTGTTGGGGAATAATTCGCTATACATTCCACCAAGTGAGGTGCCGTATGAAAATCCGACATAGTACAGCTTCGGGTCACCGACGAGATGGCGGATAACATCCATATCTCGGGCTGCTTCCTCAGTTCCGGCATACTTGACAAGTTCACCAGTATTTTGCACACACTTATTAGCAAACTCGATCTCTGAGGCACGTGACTGTTCTCGGCCTTCAGGAGTATCTGGGAACGTAGTGGCAAGATAAACATCGAGTTCTGCATCAGAGACGCAGTCAATTGGGCTAGATTCTCCCACACCACGAGGATCGAATCCAATGACATCAAAACTGTTGGTGATCCGCTCGGTGAAGAACTGTTCGGCACTTTCTGCCATTTCTTGACCGCCACCACCAGGACCACCGGGATTTGCCAGCAAGGAACCGATTTTATCGCTGTCTGCATGACGCCGCTTGATCTTTAATTCGATCGTCGCCCCATCCGGATCAGCATAATTGAGCGGAACCATCATAGTTGTACAGTCCAAACCGGCTCCACACTCTTCCCACGTCAACTCTTGGGTGTAGAACTTCTCTAAACCCGCGGGAATTTCTGGCATCGGTGCATCGATAGCTTTGACCTGAATTGAGGAGGATTCTTTCGCGATTGACTTCGTTTCCGAAGAATCCTTACTCGATTTGACCTCTGCAGTTCCCGAACAGCTCGCCAAAACAAGCGCAAGGCTACCTAGCACGGCAAATATACGTTTTTTCATCTGGTTCCTAACCTTCTCAAACACCGATTATCGGAGTTGAACTAAAACACTTTCCATAACGAGTTGTGCAGGCACATTTGCACGTAACCGCTCACGTCCTTGACTAATACGATCCAATTTCTCCAATGTATCATGCGTTGTGGACCCAGCAGCGATCCGATCGATCGCTTGCTCATAATCAACATTAATCAACTCCACGCGCCCACCCATCTGCCGGACCAAAACATCGCGGTAGAAAGACAACATGTAGACCATTTCCCGATCAAGTACGTCTCGTTCTTGCCGGGTTTGACGACGGCGTGCTGCTTCTGCACTTTCTTTAACTTGACTGCGAACAGCAGCTGGAACTTTTGCGTTTTCATCTAAACCAAAAGCAGCCATTCGTTGTGCTTGAATCGCTTGCGTATCTTCGTCGAGTGCTTCTTTCCTCGTCACTCCATCTCCACGCATGGCGATCGTATCTGCCAATAAATGGGCACCGAGTGCCGCATCTCCTACGCCTTTGAGCTTGGCTAATACGTTCAGGGTTTTACTGCGAATTGAGGCAGCATGTGGATCGGTTGCAAGCGCTCGCGCCAAACCAATATGCGACTGCGCTGCCCGTGCAGCAACGAGAGCTGCTCGCGGTTCTACCCCATCACGCTTGACAAGCAAATCCGCAACTTGTTGGGCTTGCGGAGTCACCAAGTTAATATTGCGGCATCGGGAGCGAATCGTGGGAAGCACATCAGCTACCGCTGCCGTGCACAACATCCACACAGTTCGTGCACCTGGTTCTTCAATGGCTTTCAATAACACATTAGTGGTGCGGGTCAGCATCCGATCGGCATCTTCAATAATAATGATTCGCCATGCCCCGCTCGTAGGAGCAACATAGGAACTGGCAACATACTGGCGTACTTGTTCTGCGCTAATCGTAACGTGGTCAGTAGTAACAAGGGTGACATCGCGATGATTTCGTTCCATCACTGCAATACACTGCGGGCACACTCCACATCCGGGAGTTGGTCCGGTACACAGCAATGCGCCAGCTAAGCTTAGCGCCGCTAGGGACCGCCCCGATCCGGGAGGTCCGGTAAATAACCACGCTTGGCTCATTGCCTGGGCAGCAACATCAGAGCTGGAACTTTGACCCGTCACATCTATAGCTGAACGCTGATTGACTGCACGCGCGGCATCAGCTGCTCGTTGTAATTCATAAACAGCAGCTTCTTGCCCGACCAGATCGTCAAAGATGCTCATAGTCCAAGACTACCGGCTACATCAACCATTGAGCGAGTGAGTGTTCCAGCCTCCACATTTTTAAGCAAATCGGCAACAACTGTTCGGATTTCCTGCTCGATATGTGCAATATCTGCGGTTGCATCGATCGTATGCCAGCGCCGGGGATCGTCTTTGGCTAACTGACAAAATTCTTCGCGTACTCGTTGATGGAATTCCATCCCGGCAGCCTCGAGCCGATCTTTTTCAGCACCAACCCGCTCCCGCCCGATTTCTACTGGAACATCAAGGAGAAAAGTTACTGCAGGCATCAAGTGGTTAACTGCCCACAGCGACAAGTCTCGAACTTCTTGCTTACCCAACAAGCGCGCAGCACCCTGATAGGCAACAGAAGAATCCAAGAACCGATCGGTGATGACTATCTCGCCGCGCTTAAGTGCCGGCAGGATTTTAGTTTCCATATGATGGGCACGATCAGCGGCATACAACAAGGCTTCTGCGCGTGGGCTCACGTCACCGCCATGGAGGAGAAGGTGGCGAATATGTTCACCTAATTCAGTACCGCCAGGCTCACGGGTGACCACAACGCTATATCCTTGGTTGGTCAGCCATGCCGCCAGCCGTTTGACCTGAGTCGATTTCCCGGACCCATCGCCACCTTCAAACGAAATAAACAAACCTGACATCGCTACGCCTTCTTGTCAGAATCTGCCTTTTTCGTAGCAGGCTTCTTCGCCGACGTCGACTTCTTCGCAGTCGCTTTCTTCTTGCCGGCACCCTTCACGGTACGCTTGGTCGCGTTGCGTTTCTTTGGCCCGCCTTGCTCAGCAATCTTCAACCGACGTTGTACCAACAGATCTTGGGCGCGCTCGGCAGTAATCTGATTTGGATCCTCAGATCGCGGCAATGATGCATTGGTTTCACCATCAGTGACGTACAATCCGAAACGGCCATCTTTTAGTAGAATCGTGCCGCCCGAAACCGGATCTTTTCCAAGTTCCGCCAACGGTGGCTGGGCTTGACGTTTGCCACGCTGCTTAGGTTGAGCAAAAATTTCTTTCGCTTCCTCCAACGTAATTGTGAAGATTTGTTCTTCGGATTCGAGGGATCGCGAATCTGAACCTTTACGCATGTAGGGACCAAATCGTCCGTTGTGAACCGTTACAAGTTCCGCATCAATTTCGCCAAGTTCGCGCGGCAGCGACAATAACTGCACTGCCTGCTCGATCGTCACCGTATCTGGATTCATCGACTTAAATAGCGAAGCAGTTGCGGGCTTTGGTTTAACCTTCGAAACTTTGCCCGTTGGGGTTAGTTGAACCGCATCGTCTGGGACGACTTCGGAAACGTAAGGACCGAATCGACCATCTTTGACGACGACGTCCCATCCCTTCTCGTTTTGCCCCAATACGCGATCTTCTTCCATGGCAGCATCTAGGAGTTCATGGGCTTTGGCTATCGTGAGTTCATCGGGGGCAACCTCAGGTGGAACAGAGGCACGTTTGCCTGCGGTACCATCGGCGTTTGTTTGCTCCAAATATGGTCCGTAGCGGCCAACTCGAACCGCAATATTATCACCAATATCAATGGTATTAACTGCCCGCGCATCAATATCGCCTAGCCCATCGACTTGGTCTCGTAGCCCCTTCTTATCGCCGTCACCACGGTAAAAACCACCCAAATATTGAACTGGATTTTCTTCACCGGCAGCGATCCTATCGAGATCTTCTTCCATATCTGCCGTGAAATCGTAATCGACAAGATCGGGCAGATTCTCCTCAAGCAAACGGATCACAGCGAAGGCGAGCCAGGTTGGCACAAGTGCTTGACCTTTGCGATCAACATATCCACGATCAGTGATGGTTGAGATCGTTGCGGCGTAGGTAGATGGCCGCCCAATACCCTTTTCTTCCATCGTCTTAACCAACGAGGCTTCAGTGTAGCGTGGCGGCGGCGCAGTCTCATGCCCACCTGCCTGAGATTGAACGTGTGCGATCTTCTCACCCGCAACGAGTTCGGGCAATCGCGATTCAGCTTGTTCTTCGTAACGCTTCTTATCTTTACCTTCTTCATAAGCAGCCATAAAGCCTGGAAAGGTAATAATCGTTCCCGAAGCACCCAACCGCGCCTGCATACCTCCAGCGATACCTAAGTCTGCCACCAGACGTACCGACGCAGTAGACCCGGTAGCATCTGCCATCTGTGAGGCAACCGTGCGTTTCCAAATCAACTCATATAAGTCAAACTCGCGCCCACGCAACTGGGTTGAGACTTGAGCTGGAGTACGGAAAGAATCACCGGCAGGCCGAATAGCCTCATGGGCTTCTTGTGCACCCTTAGATTTCGTAGCGTAAATTCGTGGCTTGTCTGGCAACGACTGTACGCCGTACATGTCTTTAATTTGCGAACGCGCAGCAGCAATAGCTTGGCTGGAAAGATTAACTGAATCGGTACGCATATAGGTGATAAAACCGTTTTCGTATAGCGACTGCGCTACTCGCATCGTGTCTCGCGAATTCATGTGCAGTTTACGCGAGGCTTCTTGCTGCAAAGTCGAAGTAGTAAACGGCGCAGCTGGACGACGTCGATACGGTTTAGTCTCCACACTTGCAACGGTGGATTGTCCAGAATTAAGCGCGGCTGAAACTGCGTGAGCATCAGCCTCGGTGAGAACTCTAACCCCTTCTTTGGCTGACTTAGCAGTGAGCTGACCATCGTCGTCAAAATCTTTTCCAACCGCGATACGCGCCCCATCAATCTCGAGCAATTTCGCGGTGAAGGTCTCAGCATTTTTTGTTAAATCGACGCTAACATCCCAGTATCCGGCAGGCACAAAGGCCATGCGTTCGCGTTCGCGTTCAACAACTAGGCGGGTGGTAACTGACTGAACTCGGCCAGCTGACAAGCTCGGGGCAACTTTGCGCCACAGCAGCGGCGAAACCTCATAGCCAACAAGGCGATCAAGAATACGACGAGTTTCTTGAGCGTCAACTAGTTTGGTATCCAGATCGCGGGTGGCATCCAACGCGCGCTGGATCGCTTCCTTGGTGATTTCATGGAACACCATACGCTTAACTGGGATCTTTGGTTGTAAAACTTCGAGCAGATGCCACGCGATGGCCTCCCCCTCGCGATCCTCATCTGTTGCCAACCACAGCTCGTCTGCTTTCTTCAACGCAGCCTTAAGTTCACTGACTTTCTTCTTCTTATCCGCATTAACGACGTAGTAGGGCTCAAAGTTGTGCTCCACATCAACAGC containing:
- a CDS encoding alpha/beta hydrolase, coding for MKKRIFAVLGSLALVLASCSGTAEVKSSKDSSETKSIAKESSSIQVKAIDAPMPEIPAGLEKFYTQELTWEECGAGLDCTTMMVPLNYADPDGATIELKIKRRHADSDKIGSLLANPGGPGGGGQEMAESAEQFFTERITNSFDVIGFDPRGVGESSPIDCVSDAELDVYLATTFPDTPEGREQSRASEIEFANKCVQNTGELVKYAGTEEAARDMDVIRHLVGDPKLYYVGFSYGTSLGGMYSELFPNNVGRVILDGAVDSDVSQYEQQKAQMKGFELATNNYIDDCLTREDCPFNGTRDEARAEIRQMFDKAGEQPLPTADQERPLTQSGLLFGFITPLYDDASWPFLSQAIDEYQNDGTGNLFQLFFDAYTGRTQTGEFENNSTEANIVINCADSIIEGTPADWERLSDELKNESPLFGDLMGFSQGTCQALPKPDHEIIKRFTATGSDPIVVVGTVGDPATPYEWAVAFEKAFDNAVLVTWEGEGHTAYGRPSGSCVKDSLDAYLLNGTVPEDGLRCPAQ
- a CDS encoding DNA polymerase III subunit delta', translating into MSIFDDLVGQEAAVYELQRAADAARAVNQRSAIDVTGQSSSSDVAAQAMSQAWLFTGPPGSGRSLAALSLAGALLCTGPTPGCGVCPQCIAVMERNHRDVTLVTTDHVTISAEQVRQYVASSYVAPTSGAWRIIIIEDADRMLTRTTNVLLKAIEEPGARTVWMLCTAAVADVLPTIRSRCRNINLVTPQAQQVADLLVKRDGVEPRAALVAARAAQSHIGLARALATDPHAASIRSKTLNVLAKLKGVGDAALGAHLLADTIAMRGDGVTRKEALDEDTQAIQAQRMAAFGLDENAKVPAAVRSQVKESAEAARRRQTRQERDVLDREMVYMLSFYRDVLVRQMGGRVELINVDYEQAIDRIAAGSTTHDTLEKLDRISQGRERLRANVPAQLVMESVLVQLR
- the tmk gene encoding dTMP kinase: MSGLFISFEGGDGSGKSTQVKRLAAWLTNQGYSVVVTREPGGTELGEHIRHLLLHGGDVSPRAEALLYAADRAHHMETKILPALKRGEIVITDRFLDSSVAYQGAARLLGKQEVRDLSLWAVNHLMPAVTFLLDVPVEIGRERVGAEKDRLEAAGMEFHQRVREEFCQLAKDDPRRWHTIDATADIAHIEQEIRTVVADLLKNVEAGTLTRSMVDVAGSLGL
- the topA gene encoding type I DNA topoisomerase; the encoded protein is MTKLVIVESPAKARTVANFLGDEYDVTASIGHIRDLPKPSDLPADMKKGPFGKFAVDVEHNFEPYYVVNADKKKKVSELKAALKKADELWLATDEDREGEAIAWHLLEVLQPKIPVKRMVFHEITKEAIQRALDATRDLDTKLVDAQETRRILDRLVGYEVSPLLWRKVAPSLSAGRVQSVTTRLVVERERERMAFVPAGYWDVSVDLTKNAETFTAKLLEIDGARIAVGKDFDDDGQLTAKSAKEGVRVLTEADAHAVSAALNSGQSTVASVETKPYRRRPAAPFTTSTLQQEASRKLHMNSRDTMRVAQSLYENGFITYMRTDSVNLSSQAIAAARSQIKDMYGVQSLPDKPRIYATKSKGAQEAHEAIRPAGDSFRTPAQVSTQLRGREFDLYELIWKRTVASQMADATGSTASVRLVADLGIAGGMQARLGASGTIITFPGFMAAYEEGKDKKRYEEQAESRLPELVAGEKIAHVQSQAGGHETAPPPRYTEASLVKTMEEKGIGRPSTYAATISTITDRGYVDRKGQALVPTWLAFAVIRLLEENLPDLVDYDFTADMEEDLDRIAAGEENPVQYLGGFYRGDGDKKGLRDQVDGLGDIDARAVNTIDIGDNIAVRVGRYGPYLEQTNADGTAGKRASVPPEVAPDELTIAKAHELLDAAMEEDRVLGQNEKGWDVVVKDGRFGPYVSEVVPDDAVQLTPTGKVSKVKPKPATASLFKSMNPDTVTIEQAVQLLSLPRELGEIDAELVTVHNGRFGPYMRKGSDSRSLESEEQIFTITLEEAKEIFAQPKQRGKRQAQPPLAELGKDPVSGGTILLKDGRFGLYVTDGETNASLPRSEDPNQITAERAQDLLVQRRLKIAEQGGPKKRNATKRTVKGAGKKKATAKKSTSAKKPATKKADSDKKA